The following proteins are encoded in a genomic region of Arachis ipaensis cultivar K30076 chromosome B02, Araip1.1, whole genome shotgun sequence:
- the LOC107624915 gene encoding BI1-like protein, with the protein MWNQPFGKTDLERGGGARPLYPMMLESPELRWSFIRKVYIIIAFQLLATIAVGAVVVSVHPIALFFAGTGAGLALYIVLIFVPFITLCPLYYYYQKHPVNYLLLGIFTVSLAFVVGLTCAFTSGKVILESVILTTVVVVALTLYTFWAARRGHDFNFLGPFLFGAVLVLMVFAFIQILFPLGKLSVMIYGCLASIIFCGYIIYDTDNLIKRYSYDEYIWASVSLYLDVINLFLSLLSIFRAAES; encoded by the exons ATGTGGAACCAACCGTTCGGAAAGACTGATTTAGAAAGGGGTGGTGGAGCGAGACCACTGTACCCTATGATGCTCGAGAGTCCCGAACTTCGGTGGTCCTTCATTAGGAAGGTCTACATTATAATCGCCTTTCAGCTGCTCGCTACGATCGCTGTTGGCGCCGTCGTAGTCTCCGTCCATCCCATCGCACTCTTCTTCGCCGGCACCGGTGCTGGTTTGGCACTCTACATCGTCCTCATCTTTGTCCCCTTCATCA CGTTGTGTCCTCTTTACTATTATTACCAGAAGCATCCGGTGAATTATTTGCTGTTAGGGATTTTCACTGTTTCGCTTGCTTTCGTAGTTGGATTGACTTGTGCCTTTACTAGCG GGAAAGTGATTCTGGAGTCTGTCATATTGACTACTGTGGTGGTGGTTGCCTTGACTCTCTACACATTCTGGGCTGCAAGGAGAGGCCATGATTTCAACTTCCTTGGTCCCTTCTTGTTCGGTGCCGTGCTCGTTCTTATGGTCTTTGCATTCATTCAG ATTCTCTTCCCACTGGGTAAGCTCTCTGTTATGATCTATGGATGCTTGGCATCAATTATATTCTGTGGCTACATCATATATGACACAGACAACCTTATCAAGAGATACTCGTACGATGAATACATTTGGGCTTCGGTTTCATTATATTTGGATGTCATCAATCTTTTCCTTTCTTTGCTAAGCATTTTCAGAGCTGCTGAGAGCTAA